ACCACTGCGGACAAACTGCGGAAACCAAAAGACTCAATTTCCAATATCTGAGACATCAACTAACGCACAGTCTTTTTCACATCAATGCTGGTTTGTTTTATACAATCAAACAATTATTTCTAAGACCGGGACACGCTATCAGAGATTATCTTGAAGGAAAAAGAGTGGATTACGTCACGCCATTTTCGTTTGTTCTGATATTGACAGGGTTTTATATTTTGCTTTGTCATTGGCTTCACATCAACTTATTCTCAGCATCAGAAGAGTCTTTGAAATCCGGAATTGGTTCAGGAAAATCTTTGAACCTTGATGAATGGTTTTTGTCGCATTTCAGTTGGGTAACTTTGGCTACTATTCCTTTATATACAATGGGAACCTGGATTTGCTTTCATAACAAAGGTTACAATTTTGTAGAATATCTTGTTCTGAATACTTACAAAGCTGGGCAGAGGCTGATTGTGCAGATTGTCTTTTTACCGTTTATTTTCCTGATCAAACATTCTCTCAATATTGGAACTGTGATGCTGATTGTTTATTTGATTGATTTGGGATTGCACTTTTGGACGAATCTTCAGTTTTTCAAACCAATGAAGGCGTTAAATATTATTGTTAGGTCAATTTTCAGTCATTTGATTATGACAATATTGGTTGGATTAGCGGTTTTAATCTTTATAGTTGTGATGTCATTATAAATTAATCGAATTATGAAACAAAAACTGGCGTTATTTCTCGCAATTTTAGGATGGATATCAATTATCCTGCAGTTTTATTTGATGATGGAAACAAGAACCATTTCCAGGCTTGAATCTGTCATTCGGTTTTTCAGTTACTTTACGATTTTGACTAATATGATTTTAGCGATTTCATTTTCTGTTCAGGCGTTCAAAAAGGAGACAATCAGAATTTTGACGCCTATTACTGTTTACATCACTATTGTTGGCTTAGTTTATCAGATTCTTTTGAGACACACCTGGAGCCCGACTGGACTTCAAATGATTGTTGATGAACTATTACATACTATCATTCCAGCATTGGCGATTATTTATTGGTTTTTCTATGAGGATAATAAACTTAATTATAACCAAATTCCGAAGTGGCTGATATTTCCTTTGTTGTATTTGTTTTACATTCTCATTCGTGGACATTATTCAGGTTTTTATCCTTATCCGTTTGTAGATGTATCAAAATTCGGATTAAATCAAGTATTGATCAATTCGGGGCTTTTAATCGTTGTGTTTATTTTATTCTGTGCTCTTTTTGTTTGGATCAAGCAACCGAAATCTAAAGTGATAGAATAAATATTAGAATTTTAAAGAAAGAAAAGGTATATAAAAACAAAAAACCACTAGACTAATCTAGTGGTTTTGCTCCTCTTGCTGGGCTCGAACCAGCGACCCTCTGATTAACAGTCAGATGCTCTAACCAACTGAGCTAAAGAGGAATGTTTCCATTTGCTTTAAGCGTGTGCAAATATAGAAACTTTTTTTATACTTCCAAAAATTTTTGGAGAACTTTTTTTAATTTTTTTGACTGAAAAATTGCGCTACGACCTTAACTATGTCATTTCCAAATATTAACGCCATAAGGCCTAATAAGAAAATTACACCTACCATTTGCGCATTTTCCAAAATTTTCTGCGGAACTGGTTTTCTTGTGATGATTTCCCATAATGTAAACAAGACGTGACCACCGTCTAATCCTGGAATTGGAATTAAATTAAGGAATGCCAACCAAACAGAGAACATCGCTGTAAAGCCCCAGAAAAACTCCCAATCGATAGAAAAGTTTCCATCCTTGCTTTTTTCAACGTGCATATTATTCACGATGGCGATAGGACCTCCAACCTTTTTATAACCTTGCGTTTTGGTATTGAAAATAATTTTAAACTGCTTAATCTGCATTGCCAACACATCAATAGTTCTGGTGAATCCTCTTGGAATTGCTTGTAAGAAAGAATAATTTTTCGTGGTCTCGCTTTTGTTCAGATAACTTTGAGCCAATTGGAAGTTAGGACCAAATCCTAATTTTCCTTCCTGATTTGCCTTAGCTTTGATTGTAATAGGTTGATCATTTCTAATAATATCTAAACTGATTTCTCCTCCTTTATTTGCCTTTAAAGCATCGGTAACTTGGTCATAGAATTCTGTTTTCTGTCCGTTTACGCCAACAATTTTGTCTCCTTTTTTCAACCCAGCTTTTATTGCAGGCATATTTGGAGTTAAAGTATCGACCACAGCAGGGAAACGATTCATAAAATAAAGTTTTGCCTCGTTAGCGTGTAGAACTTCAGCAACACCATCCTCATTGATTGGGAAAGTCACTTCTTTTCCACCTCTTAGAACAGTTACGTTATCAGCAAAAAGCATATTAACGGTTGAGGTTTCCATTCTTTCTGCTGGTTTTCCGTCTATTTTCAAGATTTTATCTCCTGTTTGCAATCCCATTTTTTTACCAGCGTCAGAAACCGCAATTCCATTCTCGAATTTCGAATTATCGTGATAAGTTTCTCCTGTGAAGTAAGACAGGCAAGAGTAGATCAACCAGGCTAAAAAGAAATTAACCGTTACACCACCCAACATAATAATGAGTCTCTGCCAGGCCGGTTTTGCACGGAACTCCCAAGGTTCAGCAGGTTTAGAAAGCTGTGCAGTGTCCATACTTTCGTCCACCATTCCGGCAATTTTCACATAACCACCCATTGGCAACCATCCGATGCCATATTTTACACCTTCTTGCTTTCTCCAATCGCTGTCCGGTAATTTGGAAACATCGATCGGTTGTGTTATTTTTTTGCCATTGATTTCAACCTCTTCTTCAGTAGGCTGATTTTTTGAAAAGAATTTATATTGCCATTTTCCATTGATTTTCTTCATCGCGAAGATGGAAAAATACGGGTCAAAAAATAAAAAGAATTTGTCTACTTTGGTTTTAAACCATTTCGCTGGCAGAAAGTGCCCGATTTCGTGTAAAGTTACAAGGATAGAAATGCTCAGGATAAACTGAAATATCTTTAATGCTAATTCCATTAATACATTTTAAAATTATAGTTGTCAAAGGTAATCATTTAGTCAGAAACTATACCAATGTAAAAATCAACCTTTTCTCTGCCAAAATAGCATTTAATAGTATTGATGATTTGGGCAGCTATTTCCGCCTTCCACTCCCGCTATTTTTTGCCATTGCTTTCCAGCCACAAAAAAATGAGCTCCGTTCAAGTCGGGCTGCGTGCGATTCGACTTCAAATAATATGTTTAGGATTCAATGGAAATCAGTAATTTTAATCCTATTTAAAATTGAAATTATGTCAAATATCGAGATGATAATCGAGGAAAGAGCAGCTGATATCGGCAATTTTTTGGTTGGCAGATTGTTGCCGTTTTCTCAGAAGAGAAGCATTGGACCATTTGTGTTTATCGATCATAT
The genomic region above belongs to Epilithonimonas zeae and contains:
- a CDS encoding DUF3667 domain-containing protein, producing MKICKNCGHRFEGKFCNHCGQTAETKRLNFQYLRHQLTHSLFHINAGLFYTIKQLFLRPGHAIRDYLEGKRVDYVTPFSFVLILTGFYILLCHWLHINLFSASEESLKSGIGSGKSLNLDEWFLSHFSWVTLATIPLYTMGTWICFHNKGYNFVEYLVLNTYKAGQRLIVQIVFLPFIFLIKHSLNIGTVMLIVYLIDLGLHFWTNLQFFKPMKALNIIVRSIFSHLIMTILVGLAVLIFIVVMSL
- a CDS encoding Pr6Pr family membrane protein, encoding MKQKLALFLAILGWISIILQFYLMMETRTISRLESVIRFFSYFTILTNMILAISFSVQAFKKETIRILTPITVYITIVGLVYQILLRHTWSPTGLQMIVDELLHTIIPALAIIYWFFYEDNKLNYNQIPKWLIFPLLYLFYILIRGHYSGFYPYPFVDVSKFGLNQVLINSGLLIVVFILFCALFVWIKQPKSKVIE
- the rseP gene encoding RIP metalloprotease RseP; translation: MELALKIFQFILSISILVTLHEIGHFLPAKWFKTKVDKFFLFFDPYFSIFAMKKINGKWQYKFFSKNQPTEEEVEINGKKITQPIDVSKLPDSDWRKQEGVKYGIGWLPMGGYVKIAGMVDESMDTAQLSKPAEPWEFRAKPAWQRLIIMLGGVTVNFFLAWLIYSCLSYFTGETYHDNSKFENGIAVSDAGKKMGLQTGDKILKIDGKPAERMETSTVNMLFADNVTVLRGGKEVTFPINEDGVAEVLHANEAKLYFMNRFPAVVDTLTPNMPAIKAGLKKGDKIVGVNGQKTEFYDQVTDALKANKGGEISLDIIRNDQPITIKAKANQEGKLGFGPNFQLAQSYLNKSETTKNYSFLQAIPRGFTRTIDVLAMQIKQFKIIFNTKTQGYKKVGGPIAIVNNMHVEKSKDGNFSIDWEFFWGFTAMFSVWLAFLNLIPIPGLDGGHVLFTLWEIITRKPVPQKILENAQMVGVIFLLGLMALIFGNDIVKVVAQFFSQKN